A genomic region of Antennarius striatus isolate MH-2024 chromosome 16, ASM4005453v1, whole genome shotgun sequence contains the following coding sequences:
- the eif3g gene encoding eukaryotic translation initiation factor 3 subunit G isoform X1 — translation MPSIDYDDSKPSWADQVEEEGDEGTLPSPKESIKGNIKTVTEYKIDDDGKKFKIVRTFKIETRKASKAVARRKNWKKFGNSEFDAPGPNVATTTVSDDVFMTFISSKEDLNAQDQDEDPMSKLKGQKIVSCRICKGDHWTTRCPYKDTLGPMQKELAEQLGLSTADKEKPAGSAEPEPAQPAQSKTGKYVPPSLRDGGTRRGESMQPNRRGGSDDNATIRVTNLSEDTRETDLQELFRPFGSISRIYLAKDKNTGQSKGFAFISFHRREDASRAIAGVSGFGYDHLILNVEWAKPSNN, via the exons ATGCCGTCTATTGACTATGACGA CTCCAAGCCCAGCTGGGCAGACCAAGTagaggaagaaggagatgaAG GTACGCTACCATCCCCGAAGGAATCCATTaaaggaaatataaaaacagtgacAGAATACAAAATAGATGATGACGGAAAGAAATTCAAG ATCGTGCGAACCTTCAAGATTGAGACAAGAAAAGCTTCAAAAGCTGTTGCCAGGAGAAAG AACTGGAAAAAATTTGGTAACTCAGAGTTTGATGCTCCAGGACCAAATGTTGCCACCACCACAGTGAGCGATGATGTCTTCATGACTTTCATCTCCAGCAAAGAG GACCTGAACGCCCAGGACCAGGACGAGGATCCCATGAGCAAACTGAAAGGACAGAAAATAGTGTCTTGTCGTATTTGCAAAGGTGACCACTGGACCACCCGCTGTCCATACAAGGACACCCTGGGACCCATGCAGAAGGAGCTGGCTGAACAGCTTGGGCTGTCCACTGCAGACAAGGAGAAACCTGCTGGCTCTG CGGAACCTGAGCCTGCACAGCCTGCACAGAGCAAGACTGGGAAGTACGTACCTCCAAGCTTGAGGGATGGTGGCACGCGTAGAGGGGAGTCCATGCAGCCCAACCGCAGAGGTGGGT CTGATGACAACGCCACGATTCGTGTGACCAATCTGTCTGAGGATACCCGTGAGACAGACTTGCAGGAGCTTTTCAGACCCTTTGGCTCCATTTCAAGGATCTACCTGGCCAAGGACAAGAACACCGGGCAGTCAAAG ggATTTGCCTTCATCAGTTTCCACCGACGGGAGGATGCATCCAGAGCCATCGCTGGAGTGTCAGGATTTGGATATGATCATCTTATTCTCAATGTTGAATGGGCCAA GCCATCAAACAACTGA
- the eif3g gene encoding eukaryotic translation initiation factor 3 subunit G isoform X2, with product MPSIDYDDSKPSWADQVEEEGDEGTLPSPKESIKGNIKTVTEYKIDDDGKKFKIVRTFKIETRKASKAVARRKNWKKFGNSEFDAPGPNVATTTVSDDVFMTFISSKEDLNAQDQDEDPMSKLKGQKIVSCRICKGDHWTTRCPYKDTLGPMQKELAEQLGLSTADKEKPAGSAEPEPAQPAQSKTGKYVPPSLRDGGTRRGESMQPNRRADDNATIRVTNLSEDTRETDLQELFRPFGSISRIYLAKDKNTGQSKGFAFISFHRREDASRAIAGVSGFGYDHLILNVEWAKPSNN from the exons ATGCCGTCTATTGACTATGACGA CTCCAAGCCCAGCTGGGCAGACCAAGTagaggaagaaggagatgaAG GTACGCTACCATCCCCGAAGGAATCCATTaaaggaaatataaaaacagtgacAGAATACAAAATAGATGATGACGGAAAGAAATTCAAG ATCGTGCGAACCTTCAAGATTGAGACAAGAAAAGCTTCAAAAGCTGTTGCCAGGAGAAAG AACTGGAAAAAATTTGGTAACTCAGAGTTTGATGCTCCAGGACCAAATGTTGCCACCACCACAGTGAGCGATGATGTCTTCATGACTTTCATCTCCAGCAAAGAG GACCTGAACGCCCAGGACCAGGACGAGGATCCCATGAGCAAACTGAAAGGACAGAAAATAGTGTCTTGTCGTATTTGCAAAGGTGACCACTGGACCACCCGCTGTCCATACAAGGACACCCTGGGACCCATGCAGAAGGAGCTGGCTGAACAGCTTGGGCTGTCCACTGCAGACAAGGAGAAACCTGCTGGCTCTG CGGAACCTGAGCCTGCACAGCCTGCACAGAGCAAGACTGGGAAGTACGTACCTCCAAGCTTGAGGGATGGTGGCACGCGTAGAGGGGAGTCCATGCAGCCCAACCGCAGAG CTGATGACAACGCCACGATTCGTGTGACCAATCTGTCTGAGGATACCCGTGAGACAGACTTGCAGGAGCTTTTCAGACCCTTTGGCTCCATTTCAAGGATCTACCTGGCCAAGGACAAGAACACCGGGCAGTCAAAG ggATTTGCCTTCATCAGTTTCCACCGACGGGAGGATGCATCCAGAGCCATCGCTGGAGTGTCAGGATTTGGATATGATCATCTTATTCTCAATGTTGAATGGGCCAA GCCATCAAACAACTGA